A single region of the Arthrobacter sp. PAMC25564 genome encodes:
- the hpaH gene encoding 2-oxo-hept-4-ene-1,7-dioate hydratase, giving the protein MLDQKAVAAIADELLEARRTRTPIPRLTARYPEMTVQDSYAVQNLWSDRLQESGRTLVGRKIGLTSKAMQAATGITEPDYGVILDDMVLENGATLQWDDYTHPRVEVELAFVLGKPLSGPNCSIFDVLDATDYVVPALEILDSRIEMEGRTIVDTISDNAAMGAMVIGGNPVKPRDIDLRWVAALLYRNQVIEETGVAAGVLNHPAAGVHWLANKLAAHGTTLGAGEIILAGSFTRPMWVYKGDSVYADYGQLGTITCRFE; this is encoded by the coding sequence GTGCTCGATCAAAAGGCTGTTGCCGCCATAGCCGACGAACTGCTGGAGGCCCGAAGGACCCGTACCCCGATCCCGCGGCTGACCGCCCGCTACCCGGAGATGACGGTACAGGACTCCTACGCCGTCCAGAACCTCTGGAGCGACCGCCTGCAGGAATCGGGGCGGACCCTGGTGGGCCGCAAGATCGGGCTGACCTCCAAAGCCATGCAGGCCGCCACCGGCATCACTGAACCGGACTACGGCGTGATTCTCGATGACATGGTGCTGGAAAACGGTGCCACCCTGCAATGGGATGACTACACGCATCCGCGGGTCGAGGTGGAACTGGCGTTCGTGCTGGGGAAACCGCTGTCCGGGCCGAACTGCAGCATCTTCGACGTCCTCGACGCCACCGACTACGTCGTTCCGGCGCTGGAGATCCTGGATTCCCGGATCGAGATGGAGGGCCGGACCATCGTGGACACCATCTCCGACAACGCGGCCATGGGGGCCATGGTGATCGGCGGGAACCCCGTGAAGCCGCGGGACATCGACCTGCGCTGGGTTGCGGCGCTGCTGTACCGCAACCAGGTCATTGAGGAAACGGGGGTGGCCGCCGGTGTGCTCAACCACCCCGCGGCCGGTGTCCACTGGCTGGCGAACAAACTCGCCGCCCACGGCACCACCCTCGGTGCCGGCGAAATCATCCTGGCCGGATCGTTCACCCGCCCCATGTGGGTCTACAAGGGCGATTCGGTGTACGCAGACTACGGACAGTTGGGAACCATCACATGCCGATTCGAGTAG
- a CDS encoding HpcH/HpaI aldolase/citrate lyase family protein, giving the protein MPIRVEPGETFAARLAGASRPQAGMWVCSGSPLVAEICAGSGLDWLLIDAEHSPNGLESILAQLQAVHGYPIHAVVRPPVADAVLLKQYLDLGVQNLLIPMVDTAEQAAAVVRAVRYPPHGIRGVGSALARASRWNRIEGYLGRAAGTVTVLVQIETVTAVENVAAIAAVEGVDGVFIGPSDLAASMGHLGEQDHPEVVAAVEHCIRTITGLGKPAGVNAFAEATARRYLDAGVDFILVGADVALLARGSENLADRYGTVVDGTIAGGTIVGGDGRPSY; this is encoded by the coding sequence ATGCCGATTCGAGTAGAACCGGGGGAAACCTTCGCGGCGCGGCTGGCCGGGGCCAGCCGCCCCCAGGCCGGAATGTGGGTCTGCTCGGGCAGCCCCCTGGTAGCCGAAATCTGTGCGGGCTCCGGGCTGGACTGGCTCCTCATCGATGCCGAACACAGCCCCAACGGGCTCGAATCGATCCTCGCCCAGCTGCAGGCGGTCCATGGCTATCCGATCCACGCTGTCGTCCGCCCGCCGGTCGCTGACGCCGTACTGCTCAAGCAGTACCTCGACCTTGGCGTGCAGAACCTGCTGATCCCCATGGTCGACACCGCGGAGCAGGCTGCCGCCGTCGTGCGGGCCGTCAGGTATCCGCCGCACGGGATCCGCGGCGTCGGGAGCGCGCTGGCACGTGCCTCGCGCTGGAACCGGATTGAAGGCTACCTGGGGCGTGCTGCTGGGACGGTCACGGTGCTGGTGCAGATCGAAACGGTCACCGCGGTCGAAAACGTGGCAGCCATCGCCGCCGTCGAAGGCGTCGACGGGGTCTTCATCGGCCCCTCCGACCTCGCCGCGTCCATGGGGCATCTGGGCGAGCAGGACCATCCGGAGGTCGTTGCCGCCGTCGAACACTGCATCCGCACGATCACCGGACTCGGCAAACCTGCGGGGGTGAATGCATTTGCCGAAGCTACGGCGCGCCGCTATCTCGATGCCGGCGTGGACTTCATCCTGGTCGGTGCCGATGTGGCCCTGCTGGCGAGGGGCAGTGAAAACCTGGCCGACCGCTACGGCACCGTTGTGGATGGCACCATTGCCGGCGGCACGATTGTGGGCGGTGACGGCCGGCCCAGCTACTGA
- a CDS encoding DUF4397 domain-containing protein, whose protein sequence is MRKKISAVAGAMTLLAGLAVAGPAQASDGRDGKETAELSVLHGVPGLTVDVWVDGKLTLDNFTPGTLAGPLTVPDGDHKIAITGADARSADNPVIGPVTVDLEAGRNYTAVAHLAADGTPTATLFTNNTCASPDGKGRLTVRHVAAAPAVDVLAGGTAVIKGLTNPHQKTLTLKAGTVSASVAAAGTTAPLIGPADVTVAAGKNTIVYAWGSLADNNLGVAVQVVDSNSGGHKGHNG, encoded by the coding sequence ATGCGCAAAAAAATCTCTGCAGTCGCCGGAGCAATGACGCTTCTGGCCGGGCTCGCCGTCGCCGGTCCCGCCCAGGCCAGCGACGGACGCGATGGCAAGGAGACGGCAGAACTGTCCGTACTGCATGGCGTACCAGGCCTCACGGTGGATGTCTGGGTGGATGGCAAACTGACCTTGGACAACTTCACGCCGGGAACACTGGCAGGGCCGTTGACTGTCCCCGACGGAGACCACAAGATCGCGATCACCGGAGCCGATGCCAGGAGCGCGGACAACCCGGTGATCGGTCCCGTGACAGTGGACCTGGAAGCAGGGCGGAATTACACGGCAGTGGCACACCTGGCCGCTGACGGAACTCCCACCGCCACCCTCTTCACGAACAACACCTGCGCCAGCCCCGACGGGAAGGGCAGGCTGACCGTCCGCCACGTTGCCGCCGCACCGGCCGTCGACGTCCTGGCCGGCGGAACCGCGGTTATCAAGGGCCTGACCAATCCCCACCAAAAGACGCTCACCCTCAAGGCCGGGACTGTGTCCGCTTCGGTCGCTGCCGCGGGAACCACCGCTCCGCTGATCGGCCCGGCCGACGTCACCGTCGCAGCAGGGAAGAACACGATCGTCTATGCCTGGGGCAGCCTTGCTGACAACAATCTGGGTGTCGCTGTGCAGGTGGTGGACTCCAACTCCGGCGGACACAAGGGGCACAACGGCTAA
- a CDS encoding sigma-70 family RNA polymerase sigma factor, with protein MEAAAHGWDVGIDHAFADGEERALAEAYRKMSPLVYTLALRSLGERAAADDVTQEVFIRAWKSRASYRPEAARLPAWLIGITRNAISDALSSRSRQRDLEQAAVHLVSDPTTNPSAKDVEAVADRITLEEELERLGDPQTAIMRLAFYEDLTHDQISSRLDLPLGTVKSHIRRSLSRLRTRLEVEHGTP; from the coding sequence ATGGAGGCCGCCGCGCACGGTTGGGACGTGGGTATCGATCATGCGTTCGCCGACGGCGAGGAGCGGGCCCTGGCGGAGGCATACCGGAAGATGAGTCCCCTCGTCTACACTCTGGCGCTAAGGTCCCTGGGCGAGCGGGCGGCCGCTGACGACGTTACGCAGGAGGTGTTCATCCGGGCTTGGAAATCGCGGGCGAGTTATCGGCCGGAGGCCGCACGACTGCCGGCGTGGCTGATCGGGATCACGCGAAACGCTATTTCGGATGCGTTGTCGTCCCGTTCCCGCCAGCGCGATCTTGAACAGGCAGCCGTGCACCTTGTCAGCGACCCGACCACCAATCCGAGTGCCAAGGACGTGGAGGCTGTGGCGGACCGCATAACTTTGGAAGAGGAGTTGGAGCGGCTAGGGGATCCACAGACGGCGATAATGCGGTTGGCGTTCTATGAGGACTTGACCCATGACCAGATTTCCTCACGCCTGGACCTTCCGCTCGGCACCGTCAAGAGCCACATCAGGCGCAGCCTAAGCCGATTACGGACCCGTCTGGAGGTGGAACATGGAACACCTTGA